The following proteins are encoded in a genomic region of Lemur catta isolate mLemCat1 chromosome 10, mLemCat1.pri, whole genome shotgun sequence:
- the TOR4A gene encoding torsin-4A: MDRCQPSLEPAAVAPGASGPSVIAPVRAVLRLRRRVCVLRQRRLLLPGTGPDAGTRAPRLGGSSGASRANLDQPQFFTFDGPAELSSRTPRKRRRRSRVVLYPETSRKCRPRVERRSRAQRCLLLLVAIVGFQVLNAIENLDDNAQRYDLDGLEKTLQRTVFGQPAAVGRIVALMRDYLATHVHSRPLLLALHGPSGVGKSHVGRLLARHFRAVLEDGALVLQYHAQHHCPEPRAPQDCREELARRVADVVSRAEAEEKTPLLVLDEVELMPPALLDELHSFLQPQRSHHFHNAIYVLLSGAGGAEITHFVLQNASRALSLRPEGAGGARAAEAQAEEDLRTSLRALLAREHPLWQAAAIVPFLLLDKRDVVSCFRDEMAGEGFFPEQARAERLATQLSYYRVAGREFAVTGCKQVVAKVNLL; the protein is encoded by the coding sequence ATGGACCGCTGCCAGCCCAGCCTGGAACCCGCGGCCGTGGCCCCCGGAGCCTCGGGCCCGAGTGTGATCGCGCCCGTGCGCGCCGTGCTCCGCCTGCGCCGCCGGGTGTGCGTCCTGCGCCAGCGGCGCCTCCTGCTGCCCGGCACAGGGCCCGACGCCGGGACCCGGGCGCCCAGGCTGGGAGGCAGCTCTGGGGCGTCGCGGGCGAACCTGGACCAGCCACAGTTCTTCACCTTCGATGGCCCAGCCGAGCTGTCCTCGAGGACGCCGCGCAAGAGGCGCCGGCGCAGCCGCGTGGTGCTTTACCCGGAGACCTCACGCAAATGCCGGCCGCGCGTGGAGCGCAGGAGCCGCGCGCAGCGCTGCCTGTTGCTGCTCGTGGCCATCGTGGGCTTCCAGGTACTCAACGCCATCGAGAACCTGGACGATAATGCACAGCGCTACGACCTCGACGGGCTGGAGAAGACACTGCAGCGCACCGTGTTTGGCCAGCCAGCTGCAGTGGGGCGCATCGTGGCGCTGATGCGAGACTACCTGGCCACGCACGTGCACAGTCGTCCGCTCCTCCTGGCGCTGCACGGGCCCAGCGGCGTGGGCAAGAGCCATGTGGGCCGCCTGCTGGCACGCCACTTCCGTGCTGTGCTGGAGGACGGCGCGCTGGTGCTGCAGTACCACGCGCAGCACCACTGCCCCGAGCCCCGCGCCCCGCAGGACTGCCGCGAGGAGCTGGCGCGGCGCGTGGCTGACGTGGTGTCGCGGGCCGAGGCGGAGGAGAAGACCCCACTCTTGGTGCTGGACGAGGTGGAGCTCATGCCACCGGCGCTGCTGGACGAGCTTCACAGCTTCCTGCAACCGCAGCGCTCCCACCACTTCCACAACGCCATCTACGTGCTCCTCAGTGGCGCTGGTGGCGCCGAGATCACGCACTTCGTGCTCCAGAACGCGTCCCGCGCGCTGTCCCTGCGCCCCGAGGGGGCCGGCGGGGCCCGGGCTGCGGAGGCACAGGCCGAAGAGGACCTGCGCACCAGCCTGCGAGCGCTCTTGGCACGCGAGCACCCGCTGTGGCAGGCCGCGGCCATCGTGCCCTTCCTGCTGCTGGACAAGCGGGACGTGGTCAGCTGCTTCCGCGACGAGATGGCCGGCGAGGGCTTCTTTCCGGAGCAGGCCCGCGCCGAGCGCCTGGCCACGCAGCTCAGCTACTACCGGGTTGCCGGCCGTGAGTTTGCGGTCACTGGCTGCAAGCAGGTGGTGGCCAAGGTGAACCTCTTGTAG
- the NELFB gene encoding negative elongation factor B, translating to MFAGLQDLGVANGEDLKETLTNCTEPLKAIEQFQTENGVLLPSLQSALPFLDLHGTPRLEFHQSVFDELRDKLLERVSAIASEGKAEERYKKLEDLLEKSFSLVKMPSLQPVVMCVMKHLPKVPEKKLKLVMADKELYRACAVEVKRQIWQDNQALFGDEVSPLLKQYILEKESALFSTELSVLHNFFSPSPKTRRQGEVVRRLTQMVGKSVKLYDMVLQFLRTLFLRTRNVHYCTLRAELLMSLHDLDVGDICTVDPCHKFTWCLDACIRERFVDSKRARELQGFLDGVKKGQEQVLGDLSMILCDPFAINTLALSTIRHLQELVGQETLPRDSPDLLLLLRLLALGQGAWDMIDSQVFKEPKMEVELITRFLPMLMSFVVDDHTFNVDQKLPVEEKAPVTYPNTLPESFTKFLQEQRMACEVGLYYVLHVTKQRNKNALLRLLPGLVETFGDLAFSDIFLHLLTGNLALLADEFALEDFCSCLFDGFFLAASPRKENVHRHVLRLLIHLHPRVAPSKLEALQKALEPTGQSGEAVKELYSQLGEKLEQLDHRKPSPAQAAETPALELPLPSAPAPAGL from the exons ATGTTCGCGGGGCTGCAGGACCTGGGCGTGGCCAACGGCGAGGACCTGAAGGAGACCCTGACCAACTGCACCGAGCCGCTCAAGGCCATCGAGCAGTTCCAG ACAGAGAATGGCGTGCTGCTGCCTTCCCTGCAGTCGGCCCTGCCCTTCTTGGACCTACACGGGACGCCGCGGCTGGAGTTCCACCAGTCGGTGTTTGATGAGCTGCGGGACAAACTGTTGGAGCGAGTGTCAGCCATTGCCTCGGAGGGGAAGGCTGAGGAAAG GTACAAGAAGCTGGAAGATCTTCTGGAGAAGAGCTTTTCCCTGGTCAAGATGCCATCTTTGCAGCCAGTGGTGATGTGTGTCATGAAGCACCTGCCCAAG GTTCCTGAGAAGAAGCTGAAGCTAGTGATGGCTGACAAGGAGCTGTACCGAGCCTGCGCCGTGGAGGTGAAGCGGCAGATTTGGCAGGACAACCAGGCACTCTTCGGGGACGAGGTCTCCCCACTGCTGAAGCAGTACATCCTGGAGAAGGAGAGTGCGCTCTTCAGCACGGAGCTCTCTGTCCTGCACAACTTCTTCAGTCCTTCCCCCAAGACCAGGCGCCAGGGCGAG GTGGTGCGGAGGCTGACGCAGATGGTGGGGAAGAGCGTGAAGCTGTACGACATGGTGCTGCAGTTTCTGCGCACGCTCTTCCTGCGCACGAGGAACGTGCACTACTGCACACTGCGGGCCGAGCTGCTCATGTCCCTGCACGACCTGGATGTGGGCGACATCTGCACCGTGGACCCCTGCCACAAG TTCACCTGGTGCCTGGACGCCTGCATCCGGGAGCGGTTCGTGGACAGCAAGAGAGCCCGGGAGCTGCAGGGCTTCCTGGACGGAGTGAAGAAGGGCCAGGAGCAGGTCCTCGG GGACTTGTCCATGATCCTGTGTGACCCATTTGCCATCAACACGCTGGCGCTGAGCACCATCAGACACCTGCAGGAGCTGGTCGGCCAGGAGACTCTGCCCAGG GACAGCCCGgacctcctcctgctgctccggCTGCTGGCGCTGGGCCAGGGCGCCTGGGACATGATTGACAGCCAGGTCTTCAAGGAGCCCAAGATG gaggtGGAGCTCATCACCAGGTTCCTGCCGATGCTCATGTCCTTCGTGGTGGACGACCACACCTTCAATGTGGATCAGAAGCTTCCGGTGGAGGAGAAAGCCCCAGTCACGTACCCAAACACGCTTCCTGAGAGTTTCACTAA GTTTCTGCAGGAGCAGCGCATGGCCTGCGAGGTGGGGCTGTACTACGTCCTGCATGTCACCAAGCAGAGGAACAAGAACGCGCTCCTCCGCCTCTTGCCTGGGCTTG TGGAGACTTTTGGTGACCTGGCCTTCAGTGACATCTTCCTTCACTTGCTCACGGGGAACCTTGCGCTGCTGGCCGACGAATTTGCCCTGGAGGATTTCTGCAGCTGCCTCTTTGATGGCTTCTTCCTCGCAGCCTCACCAAG GAAGGAGAATGTGCACCGGCACGTGCTGCGGCTCCTCATCCACCTGCATCCCAGGGTGGCCCCGTCCAAGCTGGAGGCCTTGCAGAAGGCCCTGGAGCCCACAGGCCAG AGTGGAGAGGCCGTGAAGGAACTTTACTCCCAGCTCGGCGAGAAGCTGGAGCAGCTGGACCACCGCAAGCCCAGCCCGGCCCAGGCTGCAGAAACGCCTGCCCTggagctgcccctccccagcGCGCCCGCCCCGGCCGGGCTCTGA
- the STPG3 gene encoding protein STPG3, producing MLLPRKPLATEGPTSEVTEPPRSALGEGSPESLKMNFDQKAVKFLANFYINGGKHWTHGPLRQKPLEPTQPNAAAVLPGPEPRAAWDEMWSSKTKKVPAVLRLHRGTTQEFSPAYTQTLRELSLERRPPLVADLDVPGPTKYQVPSASVRESSPHPRYSMGRKPQGREGGGRRAWQTPWLQSESPFTQKADFNREQKWPSPADAPPLSRPAGPAFSFGGRRPASQTEGQVRPRLLPAGERRLRVPPLLRASLRAPGERRPGPSTYNVLPGCSLQGPRSPAFSMSRSPAFVSWVSSSRTPGPAAYHVEDCYNSRFPSAPGVVIQGVRRPKRHDTGPFCTL from the exons ATGCTTCTTCCCAGGAAGCCCCTGGCAACAGAGGGGCCCACTAGTGAAGTCACAGAACCCCCCAGAAGTGCCCTTGGGGAAGGGAGCCCTGAGTCTCTGAAAATGAATTTTGACCAGAAGGCAGTGAAATTCCTGGCAAATTTTTACATCAATGGAGGCAAACACTGGACCCATGGACCCCTAAGGCAGAAGCCACTAGAGCCCACCCA GCCCAATGCTGCGGCGGTGCTgccaggcccagagcccagggcgGCCTGGGATGAGATGTGGTCCTCAAAGACGAAGAAGGTCCCAGCAGTCCTCCGGTTACACAGGGGCACCACCCAGGAGTTCTCACCTGCCTACACCCAGACCCTGAGGGAGCTGT CGCTGGAGCGGCGGCCCCCACTCGTGGCCGACCTGGATGTCCCCGGCCCCACCAAGTACCAGGTGCCCAGTGCGTCCGTGCGCGAATCCTCCCCGCATCCCCGCTACAGCATGGGCCGCAAGCCCCAGGGCCGAG AGGGCGGCGGCCGCCGGGCGTGGCAGACCCCCTGGCTCCAGAGCGAAAGCCCCTTCACGCAGAAGGCCGACTTCAACCGGGAGCAAAAG TGGCCGTCGCCGGCCGACGCCCCGCCGCTCAGCCGGCCGGCCGGCCCCGCTTTCAGCTTCGGGGGCCGCAGGCCCGCCTCCCAGACGGAGGGCCAGGTGCGCCCCAGGCTGCTCCCGGCCGGGGAGCGGCGCCTCCGAGTCCCGCCCCTGCTCCGGGCTTCCCTGCGGGCGCCCGGCGAGAGGCGCCCTGGCCCCAGCACCTACAACGTCCTCCCAGGGTGCAGTCTGCAGGGCCCCCGCTCGCCCGCCTTCTCCATGAGCCGCTCCCCTGCGTTCGTCTCCTGGGTCAGCTCCT CCCGGACCCCGGGCCCCGCCGCCTACCACGTGGAGGACTGCTACAACTCACGCTTCCCGTCCGCGCCGGGAGTGGTCATCCAGGGCGTGCGCAGACCCAAGCGGCACGACACGGGCCCCTTCTGCACGCTCTAG